A genomic window from Vitis riparia cultivar Riparia Gloire de Montpellier isolate 1030 chromosome 18, EGFV_Vit.rip_1.0, whole genome shotgun sequence includes:
- the LOC117907816 gene encoding UPF0496 protein At1g20180-like — protein MFWTRLRVSKITKDGKDSEKARRSLNVNEEYLCALRTKSYADFFTKAQLLVKQPSSPSNYCHVKFSEVLLEPGQDTIADILESAILSKKPELKGLILNYFDMSAEASKICSHLLKSISQLLANYQFIERVLDTTDNYSPDGFESMMSQLNSFIILNNPFSSLSTHDFKQIRDKYSSVLHHLKSKRKSVARKIKLIKYFKKASGVFVTVSFGLVAVTAMVIAAHTLTALLMGPAIFSFPIKRFKKKLLDARFLRSGLLRKVGQQLDVAAKGTYILNRDFDTMSRLVARLHDEVEHNKAMIQFCLERREDRFSLQEVVKELKKSDIGFRKQVEELEEHVYLCLVTINRARALVIKEMITASCVENSLQ, from the exons ATGTTCTGGacaaggttgagagtttcaaAGATCACAAAAG ATGGAAAGGATTCGGAAAAAGCTCGAAGAAGCTTGAATGTGAATGAGGAGTACCTTTGCGCATTGAGAACAAAATCCTACGCAGATTTCTTCACCAAAGCTCAGTTACTAGTGAAACAGCCATCATCCCCATCAAATTACTGCCATGTCAAATTCTCTGAAGTCCTCCTTGAACCTGGACAAGACACAATTGCTGATATTCTTGAATCAGCAATCCTCTCCAAGAAACCCGAGCTCAAGGGCCTTATTCTCAACTACTTTGATATGAGCGCCGAGGCTTCAAAAATCTGCAGCCACCTCCTCAAAAGCATCAGCCAGCTCCTAGCTAACTACCAGTTCATTGAACGAGTACTTGATACAACTGACAATTATTCTCCTGATGGATTTGAATCGATGATGTCCCAGCTGAATTCATTCATTATCCTTAATAACCCCTTCTCTAGTCTTAGCACACATGATTTCAAGCAGATTCGCGATAAGTACTCATCGGTATTGCACCATCTAAAATCAAAGAGAAAGTCGGTGGCCAGGAAAATCAAGCTGATAAAGTACTTCAAGAAAGCATCTGGGGTTTTCGTGACGGTGAGCTTCGGTCTGGTTGCGGTCACAGCCATGGTTATCGCAGCACACACCCTCACTGCACTCCTCATGGGGCCTGCAATCTTCAGCTTCCCCATAAAGAGGTTCAAGAAGAAGCTACTTGATGCTAGGTTTTTAAGAAGTGGGCTTCTCAGAAAAGTTGGGCAGCAGCTTGATGTAGCAGCCAAGGGCACCTACATTTTGAACAGGGATTTTGACACGATGAGTCGACTCGTTGCGCGACTCCATGATGAGGTTGAGCACAACAAGGCAATGATACAGTTCTGTTTGGAGAGGAGGGAAGACAGATTTTCATTGCAAGAAGTGGTGAAGGAGCTTAAGAAGAGTGATATTGGGTTCAGGAAGCAGGTGGAGGAGCTGGAAGAACATGTGTATTTGTGCCTGGTGACCATTAATAGGGCTAGAGCTTTGGTGATCAAGGAAATGATCACTGCCTCTTGTGTAGAAAATTCATTGCAGTAG